The proteins below come from a single Lentimicrobiaceae bacterium genomic window:
- a CDS encoding electron transfer flavoprotein subunit alpha/FixB family protein — MAVIVFLENWDGKFKKLSFELVSYASKVAEMMNVSAIAVSIGNVETDELSKLAAYGASKIVSIENSAFNTLDDQVYTRLIADVAQKYEASVIVLSNNNTGKAIAPRLSVRLKAGIASGVSKLPLSVNPFVVYKKVFSGKAFAHVEIKTASKILTLAQNSFEVLELPKPVDIEKSDIQPDTSLFKTTVNEVQKQTGKILLTDADIVVSGGRGMRSADNWAPLLEMAELLGAATACSRPVSDEGWRPHEEHTGQTGKIIAPNLYFAIGISGAIQHLAGISSSKYIVAINTDKDAPIFEAAQYGIVGDAAKVLPKLVDRLKEIRK, encoded by the coding sequence ATGGCAGTAATAGTTTTCCTCGAAAATTGGGATGGCAAATTCAAAAAACTTTCTTTTGAACTGGTTTCCTACGCATCAAAAGTGGCAGAAATGATGAATGTTTCTGCAATTGCTGTTTCTATTGGTAATGTTGAAACTGATGAACTCAGTAAACTTGCCGCTTATGGAGCATCTAAAATTGTAAGCATTGAAAATAGCGCATTCAATACGCTTGACGACCAGGTTTATACCCGTTTGATTGCAGACGTGGCACAAAAATATGAAGCCAGTGTTATTGTCCTGTCAAATAATAATACCGGAAAGGCAATAGCGCCCAGGCTTTCTGTCAGGTTAAAAGCCGGAATTGCATCAGGAGTCAGCAAACTGCCCCTTTCAGTCAACCCTTTTGTGGTTTACAAAAAGGTATTTTCAGGAAAGGCATTTGCTCATGTTGAAATTAAAACAGCATCAAAAATCCTTACTCTTGCTCAAAATTCCTTTGAGGTTTTGGAGTTGCCTAAACCTGTGGATATTGAAAAATCAGATATTCAGCCTGATACATCTCTTTTTAAAACTACCGTTAATGAAGTTCAAAAGCAAACAGGAAAAATATTGTTGACGGATGCTGATATTGTAGTTTCGGGTGGTCGCGGGATGCGTTCAGCAGATAACTGGGCACCCTTGCTCGAAATGGCAGAATTGCTGGGCGCTGCTACAGCCTGTTCGCGCCCTGTTTCAGATGAAGGCTGGCGCCCTCACGAAGAACACACTGGTCAAACCGGAAAAATTATTGCACCAAACCTCTATTTCGCAATAGGAATTTCAGGAGCTATTCAGCACCTGGCAGGCATCAGCTCTTCCAAATACATTGTGGCCATCAACACTGATAAGGATGCTCCGATTTTTGAAGCTGCTCAGTATGGCATTGTGGGTGATGCTGCTAAAGTTTTGCCTAAACTTGTTGATCGGTTGAAGGAAATCAGAAAATAA
- a CDS encoding (Fe-S)-binding protein: MVKQLVFALALLITLGIFSFTVLRLISFFRFTKANFPIRDLGKRFMVMIKVAIGQTKIFRHPVMGFFHALVFWGFCVIIFGSIEMVIDGLFGIERSLKVLGGFHHFIMASGDVFALLVAISIVIFLIRRLFMHISRFEGTEMKKISHQDANLALSMILLLMLSLMGMNASYVQMQLVKGETIEGFYPIGWMLAPVFSQLSSQGLHFTYEFFWWSHILLIFIFANILPYSKHFHVFMSVPNTFLSRLEPLGKLPNMDDITREVRLMLDPNATFEAPVNEAPVGRFGVKDVEDVSWKNYFDSLSCTECGRCTAVCPANTTGKMLSPRKILMDLRARMKEKGPLMVKNGREFSDNKALLRDYISETELWACTTCNACAQECPVNINHPTLIVDMRRFLVMEESSAPTGLKTMFANIENNGAPWQYSPEDRLLWAENLEINIP; this comes from the coding sequence ATGGTCAAACAGCTTGTATTTGCCTTGGCGCTCCTCATTACTTTGGGGATCTTTTCATTCACAGTGTTGCGTCTGATAAGCTTTTTCAGATTTACAAAAGCCAATTTTCCCATCAGGGATTTGGGCAAACGGTTTATGGTCATGATTAAAGTAGCCATTGGACAAACCAAAATCTTTCGCCATCCGGTGATGGGTTTTTTCCATGCACTGGTTTTCTGGGGGTTTTGTGTAATCATTTTTGGCAGCATTGAAATGGTCATTGACGGGCTTTTTGGTATTGAGCGTTCATTAAAAGTACTAGGCGGCTTTCATCATTTCATCATGGCCTCGGGCGATGTTTTTGCCTTGCTGGTGGCCATATCTATTGTGATCTTTCTCATCCGGCGACTTTTTATGCATATCAGCCGTTTTGAAGGCACTGAAATGAAGAAAATTTCACATCAGGACGCCAATCTGGCTTTATCCATGATTTTGTTGCTGATGCTTTCGCTCATGGGGATGAATGCATCGTATGTGCAAATGCAGTTGGTAAAAGGTGAAACTATTGAAGGGTTTTATCCGATAGGGTGGATGCTTGCTCCTGTTTTTAGTCAACTGTCATCACAGGGATTGCATTTCACTTATGAATTTTTCTGGTGGTCGCATATCCTCCTGATATTCATTTTTGCCAATATTCTGCCTTATTCAAAGCATTTTCATGTATTCATGTCAGTGCCGAATACATTTCTTTCAAGGCTTGAACCTTTGGGAAAATTGCCCAATATGGATGATATTACCCGTGAAGTGAGGTTGATGCTTGATCCGAATGCTACTTTTGAGGCGCCTGTTAATGAAGCTCCAGTGGGGCGGTTTGGAGTGAAGGATGTTGAGGATGTTTCATGGAAAAACTACTTTGATTCATTGTCTTGCACCGAGTGCGGCAGATGTACTGCTGTTTGTCCGGCCAACACAACCGGTAAAATGTTGTCGCCGCGAAAAATCTTGATGGATTTACGTGCCAGAATGAAAGAAAAAGGGCCTCTGATGGTTAAAAATGGGCGTGAATTTTCAGATAACAAAGCTTTGTTGCGCGATTATATCTCAGAAACAGAATTATGGGCCTGCACTACTTGTAATGCCTGTGCCCAGGAATGTCCCGTTAACATCAATCATCCCACTCTGATTGTTGATATGCGGCGCTTCCTGGTTATGGAGGAAAGCAGTGCACCCACAGGTTTGAAAACCATGTTTGCCAATATTGAAAACAATGGAGCTCCCTGGCAATACTCGCCCGAAGACCGGTTGCTTTGGGCCGAAAACCTTGAAATTAACATACCCTGA
- a CDS encoding (Fe-S)-binding protein, giving the protein MADLFAKGEQPEYLFWVGCAGAFDDRYKKVTRAFAKILNYLDVNYAVLGKEESCTGDPARRAGNEMLYQMQALQNIAILSSYNVKKIITICPHCFNIFKNEYPDLGGNYEVINYLQFLDKFIENGQIELNHELLKNVSITYHDPCYLGRGNDIYAEPRSILKKLTDNFIELGRNKSYSYCCGAGGAQMFKEAEPGNKEVFIERTEEILKSKAEIVATACPFCMTMLTDGLKYKNNEEVKNLDIAELIVQGLGL; this is encoded by the coding sequence ATGGCTGATTTATTCGCCAAAGGAGAACAACCTGAATATCTTTTTTGGGTAGGATGTGCCGGAGCTTTCGACGACCGATATAAAAAGGTTACACGTGCTTTTGCAAAGATTCTGAACTATCTGGATGTTAATTATGCAGTATTGGGAAAAGAGGAGTCATGCACGGGTGACCCCGCCCGGAGAGCCGGCAATGAAATGCTGTATCAGATGCAGGCATTGCAGAATATCGCGATTCTCAGTAGTTATAATGTAAAGAAAATCATCACTATCTGCCCGCATTGCTTTAATATTTTTAAAAATGAATATCCTGACCTGGGCGGTAATTATGAGGTAATCAATTATTTACAGTTTCTCGACAAATTCATTGAGAATGGCCAAATTGAGCTCAATCATGAGCTGCTTAAGAATGTTAGTATCACCTACCACGATCCTTGTTATCTGGGCAGAGGGAATGATATTTATGCTGAACCCCGGAGTATCCTGAAAAAACTTACAGATAATTTTATTGAGCTCGGGCGAAACAAAAGCTATTCTTATTGTTGTGGTGCCGGAGGAGCTCAGATGTTTAAAGAAGCTGAACCGGGAAATAAAGAGGTTTTTATTGAACGCACCGAAGAGATTTTAAAAAGTAAAGCCGAAATTGTTGCCACAGCCTGTCCATTTTGCATGACCATGCTTACCGACGGATTGAAATATAAAAACAACGAAGAGGTTAAAAATCTCGACATCGCTGAGTTAATTGTGCAGGGTTTGGGATTATAG
- a CDS encoding electron transfer flavoprotein subunit beta/FixA family protein: protein MNFRIIVLAKQVPDTRNVGKDAMKADGTVNRAALPAIFNPEDLHALEQALSIKDKIPYAEVIVLTMGPFRAAEIIREAMYRGADRGYLITDRKFAGSDTLATSYALSLAVKKLAPYHLVISGRQAIDGDTAQVGPQTAEKLGIPQITYAEEIISVDAKKIIVKRRLERGVEVVNSTLPAAITVHSSAPVCRQRVAKLLMKYKHARTVTELQNETKDYTELYTDRPYLSIEEWTADDLNAETTMLGLSGSPTKVKKIENVVFQHKDSKVIGSTDKEIDDLMQSLISTHIIG, encoded by the coding sequence ATGAATTTTAGAATCATTGTGCTTGCCAAGCAAGTTCCCGATACACGGAATGTTGGTAAAGATGCCATGAAAGCTGATGGCACTGTAAACAGGGCAGCTCTTCCTGCAATTTTTAACCCGGAAGATTTGCACGCTTTGGAACAGGCATTAAGCATTAAGGATAAAATTCCGTATGCTGAAGTTATTGTTTTAACCATGGGCCCGTTCAGGGCAGCCGAGATTATTCGCGAAGCCATGTACCGTGGAGCTGACAGAGGTTATCTGATAACCGACCGGAAATTTGCTGGTTCTGATACACTGGCTACTTCTTATGCCTTGTCGCTGGCTGTTAAAAAACTGGCACCTTACCATTTGGTTATTTCAGGCCGGCAGGCTATTGATGGTGACACTGCGCAGGTAGGGCCTCAAACTGCTGAAAAATTGGGTATTCCTCAAATAACTTATGCTGAGGAAATTATCTCGGTAGATGCCAAGAAAATTATAGTCAAACGCAGGCTTGAAAGGGGAGTTGAAGTTGTTAACTCAACTTTGCCGGCGGCTATTACTGTTCACAGTTCAGCACCGGTTTGTCGCCAGCGTGTAGCTAAATTGCTCATGAAATACAAACATGCGCGTACAGTTACCGAGCTTCAGAATGAAACCAAGGACTATACTGAATTATACACCGACAGGCCATATTTGTCAATAGAAGAATGGACAGCTGACGATTTGAATGCAGAAACAACAATGCTTGGACTTTCCGGTTCTCCAACCAAAGTTAAAAAGATTGAAAATGTTGTTTTTCAGCATAAAGATTCAAAAGTGATAGGCAGTACTGATAAAGAGATTGACGATCTGATGCAGAGCTTAATCAGTACCCATATCATTGGTTAA
- a CDS encoding electron transfer flavoprotein subunit alpha/FixB family protein has protein sequence MNNIFVYCEVTEEGAIADVSLELLSKGKKLAEDLNVKLEALVIGHNVPNPEAQLYPFGVDVIHYADDEKLFPYTTLPHASIILDLFEKEKPEIALFGATSIGRDLAPRVASALRCGLTADCTSLEIGDHFENKTQTEYKNLLYQIRPAFGGNIIATIINPETRPQMATVREGVMKKEVFSAKFKGKLKKIDTKKILKDDDFAVTIIERHMEKSKIDIKNSQVIISGGYGVGSRENFNLLFELAEVLGAQVGASRAAVDAGFVEHERQIGQTGVTVRPKLYIACGISGAVQHRAGMDQSAQIISINTDVHAPINQIADYTIIGSVADVIPKMIKFYKKNSK, from the coding sequence GTGAACAACATATTCGTTTATTGCGAAGTTACCGAAGAAGGAGCAATCGCAGATGTAAGCCTTGAACTTCTGTCAAAAGGAAAGAAACTGGCCGAAGATCTGAACGTAAAACTGGAGGCTCTGGTAATTGGCCACAATGTGCCCAATCCTGAAGCTCAATTATATCCGTTTGGCGTTGATGTCATTCATTATGCCGACGATGAGAAGCTTTTTCCATACACAACCCTTCCGCATGCATCCATTATTCTGGACTTGTTTGAAAAAGAAAAGCCTGAAATTGCCCTTTTTGGTGCCACCAGCATTGGACGCGATTTAGCGCCCAGAGTGGCCTCGGCCTTGCGTTGCGGGTTAACTGCAGATTGCACAAGCCTTGAAATAGGCGACCATTTTGAAAATAAAACCCAAACAGAATATAAAAATCTGCTTTACCAGATTAGGCCTGCTTTTGGTGGAAATATTATAGCTACAATCATCAATCCTGAAACACGCCCGCAAATGGCAACTGTTCGTGAAGGAGTGATGAAAAAAGAAGTTTTCTCGGCCAAATTTAAAGGCAAACTCAAAAAAATTGACACCAAAAAAATCCTGAAAGATGATGATTTTGCTGTGACGATTATTGAACGTCATATGGAAAAAAGCAAAATTGACATTAAGAATTCACAGGTAATTATTTCGGGTGGTTATGGCGTGGGCTCACGCGAAAATTTCAACCTGCTTTTTGAACTGGCAGAAGTACTGGGTGCTCAGGTTGGTGCCTCAAGAGCAGCTGTTGATGCCGGATTTGTTGAACACGAGCGTCAGATTGGGCAAACCGGGGTAACGGTTCGTCCCAAACTTTATATTGCCTGCGGAATTTCGGGCGCTGTGCAGCATAGGGCGGGCATGGATCAGTCGGCTCAGATTATCTCTATCAACACCGATGTGCATGCACCTATCAATCAAATTGCTGATTACACCATTATTGGCAGTGTGGCTGATGTAATTCCAAAAATGATTAAATTTTACAAGAAAAATTCGAAGTAA
- a CDS encoding acyl-CoA dehydrogenase family protein has protein sequence MENFYTDNPNLRFHLTHPLMEKIVKLKESDYSEKEKYDFAPLDFEDAIDNYDKVMEIIGEISGEIIGPNAESVDKEGPELIDNEVKYARGTQQNHDAMVKAGLIGFTLPREYDGLNMPIVPYVMSGEVVSRADAGFANIWGLQDCAETIHEFASDEIKAEFLPRFHKGATAAMDLTEPDAGSDLQAVQLKATYDSRSHRWLLDGVKRFITNGDADISLVLARSEEGTSDARGLSLFVYDRADKAVTVRRIENKLGIKGSPTCELVFRNAPAKLIGDTKMGLIKYVMSLMNSARLGVGSQSVGIAEAAYREAYKYATEREQFGKAIIQYPAVYEMLTNMRVKIDAMRTLLYETARYVDLYKAYGFASKERKLEPEERQEAKVYQKLADIFTPLLKLYSSEGCNQIAYDAIQIFGGTGYMKDFPIERIYRDARITTIYEGTSQLQVVAAIRGVGSGAYLNAMHEREKLPVKPELEYLRATLVKMTEQYAKTVEKVTDFNDNEFIDFHARRLVEMAGNVLIGYLLLFDANRDEVYAKSADIFIRKGRAENIAAVSFINNCHPKDVNDFKLS, from the coding sequence ATGGAAAATTTCTATACCGACAATCCCAATCTGAGGTTTCATCTGACCCATCCATTGATGGAGAAAATTGTGAAACTTAAGGAATCTGATTATTCCGAAAAAGAAAAATACGATTTTGCCCCTCTCGATTTTGAAGATGCTATCGATAATTACGATAAAGTAATGGAGATTATCGGTGAAATCAGTGGCGAAATCATTGGTCCTAATGCTGAATCAGTTGACAAGGAAGGGCCTGAACTTATTGATAATGAGGTAAAGTATGCAAGAGGAACCCAGCAAAATCATGATGCTATGGTTAAAGCCGGCTTGATTGGCTTTACACTTCCACGTGAATATGATGGGTTAAATATGCCCATTGTGCCTTATGTAATGTCAGGTGAAGTGGTGTCGCGTGCTGATGCTGGTTTTGCCAATATCTGGGGCCTTCAGGATTGTGCTGAAACCATTCATGAATTTGCTTCTGATGAAATCAAAGCTGAGTTTTTACCCCGTTTTCATAAAGGGGCAACTGCTGCCATGGATCTCACTGAACCGGATGCAGGTTCTGACTTACAGGCTGTTCAGCTGAAAGCTACCTACGATAGCAGAAGCCACAGATGGTTACTCGACGGGGTTAAACGCTTTATTACCAATGGAGATGCTGATATTTCGCTGGTACTGGCGCGCTCTGAAGAAGGTACTTCTGATGCCCGCGGTCTTTCTCTGTTTGTTTATGACCGTGCTGATAAAGCTGTGACCGTTAGGCGTATTGAAAATAAACTCGGTATCAAAGGGTCTCCAACCTGTGAACTCGTTTTTCGCAATGCACCGGCCAAGTTAATTGGCGATACTAAAATGGGGCTTATCAAATATGTCATGTCATTGATGAACTCTGCCCGCTTAGGTGTTGGTTCGCAGTCGGTGGGTATTGCCGAAGCAGCTTACCGCGAAGCATACAAATATGCCACTGAACGTGAACAGTTTGGTAAAGCTATTATTCAGTATCCTGCTGTATATGAAATGCTTACCAATATGAGAGTGAAGATTGATGCCATGCGCACCTTGCTGTATGAAACTGCCAGATATGTTGATTTATACAAGGCTTATGGTTTTGCTTCCAAAGAAAGAAAACTGGAACCTGAAGAAAGGCAGGAAGCCAAAGTTTATCAGAAACTGGCCGACATCTTTACACCGCTCTTAAAACTTTATTCAAGCGAAGGTTGTAACCAGATTGCTTATGATGCCATTCAAATTTTTGGCGGTACCGGTTACATGAAGGATTTTCCGATTGAACGTATTTATCGCGATGCGCGTATTACCACCATTTACGAAGGCACTTCACAACTCCAGGTTGTAGCTGCTATCCGTGGTGTGGGTAGCGGAGCTTATTTAAATGCAATGCATGAACGCGAAAAACTCCCTGTGAAACCTGAACTTGAATATCTCAGGGCTACTTTGGTTAAAATGACTGAACAATATGCTAAAACTGTAGAAAAAGTTACAGATTTCAATGATAATGAATTCATTGATTTTCATGCCAGACGTTTGGTCGAAATGGCCGGGAATGTCTTAATTGGCTATCTGTTACTTTTCGATGCCAACCGTGATGAAGTTTATGCAAAATCTGCCGATATTTTTATCAGAAAAGGCCGGGCTGAGAATATTGCGGCTGTTAGTTTTATCAATAATTGTCATCCCAAAGATGTGAACGACTTCAAGCTTTCATAA
- a CDS encoding acyl-CoA dehydrogenase family protein: MENRKVLKSGEFLVDTVEARDVFIPEEFDDEQVMIAQTCQDFLDTEVYPVMDKIDSPDIQLMKTTLQKSGELGLMGIALPEEYGGFGQSFVTQMLAAEKIGAGYSFSVAFMAHCGIGTLPIAYYGNDTQREKYVTRLATGELLGAYCLTEPGAGSDANAGKTNARLSDDGTHYILNGQKMWITNAGFADVQTVFAKVGNDRILSAFIVEKDMPGVVVAPDEKKMGIKGSSTAQIFYNDVKVPVENMIGSQGEGFRIALSILHMGRIKLGANVLGAAKKAINDSVQYANERKQFCVLISSFGAIKHKLAQQAIITFAAESAVYRVSKDIDDLIEKNKKAGLDRGRATIEGISHYAVEAAILKVYGSEALDFVIDEAVQIHGGMGYSAEMDVERGYRDSRINRIFEGTNEINRLLIADTAIKRAQKGEFDLFGPAESLYNNLDIISSGKNGEECYFAEKRRYISNFKKTILLAIHGATRHFDKKLVKEQEVMNNISEMIMQTYIAESLALRIEKLNDLRGSAELYRDMLDVYVYDAADLIRKSARDAVNSFAEAALSEKLNAAIEALTQVAGINVKEARRRIADKLIEDNAYKF; the protein is encoded by the coding sequence ATGGAAAACAGAAAAGTATTAAAAAGTGGCGAGTTTCTTGTTGACACAGTTGAAGCAAGAGATGTATTTATTCCTGAAGAATTTGACGATGAGCAGGTGATGATCGCTCAAACTTGTCAGGATTTTCTCGATACAGAGGTTTATCCCGTGATGGATAAAATAGATAGTCCTGATATTCAGTTGATGAAAACTACGCTGCAGAAATCGGGCGAACTGGGTTTGATGGGCATTGCTTTGCCTGAAGAATACGGTGGCTTTGGCCAGTCATTTGTAACACAAATGCTTGCTGCTGAAAAAATTGGAGCCGGATATTCGTTTTCGGTTGCTTTTATGGCGCATTGTGGAATTGGTACACTGCCTATTGCTTATTACGGAAATGATACTCAGCGCGAAAAGTATGTAACAAGGCTGGCAACCGGCGAATTACTGGGCGCTTACTGTTTAACTGAACCTGGTGCAGGTAGTGATGCTAATGCTGGCAAAACCAATGCCCGGCTCTCTGATGATGGCACTCACTATATTTTAAACGGTCAGAAGATGTGGATTACCAATGCCGGTTTTGCTGATGTTCAGACTGTTTTTGCAAAAGTTGGCAATGACAGAATTCTGAGTGCTTTTATTGTTGAAAAGGATATGCCGGGGGTTGTAGTAGCACCTGATGAAAAAAAGATGGGTATCAAAGGTTCATCTACGGCACAGATATTTTACAATGATGTGAAGGTGCCTGTTGAAAATATGATTGGATCGCAGGGTGAAGGCTTCAGAATTGCCTTAAGCATTCTTCACATGGGTCGTATTAAACTGGGCGCAAACGTTTTGGGTGCTGCCAAGAAAGCCATCAACGATTCTGTTCAGTATGCCAATGAGCGCAAACAATTTTGTGTACTCATTTCTTCTTTCGGTGCCATCAAACATAAGCTGGCGCAGCAGGCCATTATTACTTTTGCTGCTGAATCAGCCGTTTATCGCGTAAGCAAGGATATTGATGATTTGATTGAGAAAAATAAAAAAGCCGGACTTGACCGGGGGCGGGCTACTATTGAGGGCATCAGTCATTATGCTGTTGAAGCTGCCATTCTGAAAGTTTACGGATCGGAAGCGCTTGATTTTGTTATTGATGAAGCAGTTCAGATACATGGCGGAATGGGCTACTCTGCTGAAATGGATGTAGAACGTGGATACAGAGATTCGCGCATTAACCGCATTTTTGAAGGAACAAATGAAATTAACCGTCTTTTGATTGCCGATACTGCCATCAAACGTGCACAGAAAGGTGAATTTGACCTCTTTGGCCCGGCTGAATCGTTGTACAATAATCTTGATATCATTTCATCAGGGAAAAATGGTGAAGAGTGTTATTTTGCAGAAAAACGCAGGTATATCTCTAACTTCAAAAAAACTATTCTGTTGGCTATTCATGGTGCTACCAGACATTTTGATAAAAAACTGGTCAAAGAGCAGGAGGTAATGAATAACATTTCAGAAATGATCATGCAGACGTATATTGCCGAATCATTGGCCCTGAGGATAGAAAAACTTAATGACCTGAGAGGAAGCGCTGAATTATACCGCGATATGCTGGATGTGTATGTGTATGATGCCGCTGATTTGATTCGGAAATCGGCCAGAGATGCCGTAAACTCATTTGCAGAAGCAGCGTTATCTGAAAAGCTGAATGCTGCCATTGAAGCACTTACGCAAGTGGCTGGTATCAATGTGAAGGAAGCCCGCAGGCGCATTGCCGACAAACTGATTGAAGACAATGCTTATAAATTCTAA